The Henckelia pumila isolate YLH828 unplaced genomic scaffold, ASM3356847v2 CTG_627:::fragment_1, whole genome shotgun sequence genome includes a region encoding these proteins:
- the LOC140873522 gene encoding probable protein phosphatase 2C 40: protein MIHEEAMYDSGEIKVSFGYHCNSNQDDCRDRSKSIDIPSTAKLRRASSSFSCLSGAALSANATLANTNMCNGFISAEILPTLDSPNSFRRIPSSPSLNKMDFLPSSLPSSISNLSFSPSSPSEALDYDSFSPKSQNFFSTMEVQVAGGAAGEDRVQTVCSEENGWVFCAIYDGFNGRDAADFLAGTLYETIAYHLNLADLELEQDIVESCGSWNQSSDLFKQKVLNCLQHALTQAEDDFLRMVEQEMEDRPDLVSIGSCVLIVLLYGKDLYLLNIGDSRAVLATYTEGVNMKENKVLQAIPLTDIHSIDNIVEKARLLNDHPDDPSTIVAGKVKGKLKVTRAFGVGYLKKKKMNDALMGILQVRNLISPPYISLQPSLRIHEVSSSDHFVVLGSDGLFDFFSNDEVVKLVHSYIVRNPSGDPAKFLVEQLAARAADSAGFSMEELLRIPAGRRRKYHDDVTVIVIVLGTSKRTSKASMCI from the exons ATGATTCACGAGGAAGCCATGTATGATTCAGGAGAAATCAAGGTTAGTTTCGGCTATCATTGCAATTCCAATCAAGATGATTGTCGTGACAGATCAAAATCTATTGATATCCCGTCGACGGCTAAACTCCGAAGAGCTAGCAGCTCCTTCTCTTGCCTCTCTGGTGCAGCATTGAGTGCTAATGCTACATTAGCTAATACAAATATGTGCAACGGGTTTATTAGTGCTGAAATACTTCCAACTTTGGATTCTCCTAATTCATTCCGTAGGATTCCCTCTTCACCATCTCTGAATAAGATGGACTTTTTGCCGTCTTCTCTTCCAAGTAGCATATCGAACTTGAGTTTTAGTCCATCCTCGCCAAGTGAAGCACTTGATTATGATTCATTTTCaccaaaatctcaaaacttTTTTAGTACAATGGAAGTACAAGTGGCTGGTGGGGCGGCTGGTGAAGATCGTGTTCAGACAGTTTGTAGCGAAGAGAACGGTTGGGTTTTCTGTGCTATTTATGATGGATTCAATGGTAGGGATGCAGCAGATTTTCTTGCCGGAACTTTGTATGAAACTATTGCATATCACCTCAACCTTGCAGACTTGGAACTTGAGCAGGACATAGTCGAGTCTTGTGGCTCGTGGAACCAATCATCAGATTTGTTCAAGCAGAAAGTTCTCAACTGCCTTCAACATGCTCTAACCCAAGCAGAGGATGATTTTTTACGCATGGTTGAACAAGAAATGGAAGACCGTCCAGATTTGGTATCCATAGGATCTTGTGTATTAATAGTCTTACTCTATGGGAAGGATTTGTACTTGCTCAATATAGGTGATAGTCGAGCTGTATTGGCCACGTATACTGAAGGTGTCAACATGAAGGAAAACAAAGTGCTGCAAGCCATTCCGCTCACTGATATTCACAGCATTGATAATATAGTTGAGAAAGCACGGCTTCTAAACGACCATCCCGATGACCCTTCCACGATTGTGGCTGGTAAAGTCAAAGGGAAGTTGAAGGTGACAAGGGCTTTTGGAGTTGGTTACCTTAAAAAG AAAAAAATGAATGATGCTTTGATGGGAATTCTTCAAGTACGCAATCTCATAAGTCCTCCATACATATCCTTACAACCATCGCTCAGAATACACGAGGTCTCGAGTTCTGATCACTTTGTTGTATTAGGAAGTGATGGATTATTTGACTTCTTTAGTAATGATGAAGTTGTAAAGCTTGTGCATTCATATATTGTGCGAAATCCATCTGGTGATCCAGCAAAATTTCTTGTGGAGCAGCTTGCTGCAAGGGCAGCAGATTCAGCAG GATTCAGTATGGAAGAGCTCTTGCGGATACCAGCCGGAAGGAGACGGAAATATCACGATGATGTTACAGTTATTGTCATTGTACTAGGCACAAGCAAGCGAACCTCGAAGGCATCCATGTGTATATGA